A region of Subdoligranulum variabile DNA encodes the following proteins:
- a CDS encoding alpha/beta fold hydrolase has translation MKQEKTTKKSRLLRGLGILAAVVVLLAGAFFWYVSDYYRAEDVALAVAENGSGLTVEDNLTVLAPSVPGDTAVVFYPGAKVEAEAYLPLLDKLRQNGLTCILVDMPFHMAIFDADAAGDVMARFPQYSHWYIAGHSMGGAMASQFAADHPESVDGLILLGAYMYGDYPPADTLTVYGSLNQSVEDKLDYTENVVEIQGGNHAQFGNYGPQKGDAVATISAEEQQAQTVEAIVNFVEQRQTA, from the coding sequence ATGAAACAAGAAAAAACAACGAAAAAATCCCGGCTTTTGCGGGGACTGGGCATCCTGGCGGCGGTGGTGGTGCTGCTGGCGGGAGCCTTTTTCTGGTACGTGTCGGACTACTACCGGGCGGAGGACGTGGCCCTGGCCGTGGCGGAGAACGGCAGCGGCCTCACGGTGGAGGACAATCTCACCGTGCTGGCGCCCTCGGTGCCGGGGGACACGGCGGTGGTCTTTTATCCGGGCGCCAAGGTGGAGGCGGAAGCCTACCTGCCGCTGCTGGACAAACTGCGGCAGAACGGCCTGACCTGCATTCTGGTGGATATGCCCTTTCATATGGCCATCTTCGATGCGGACGCCGCCGGGGATGTGATGGCCCGGTTCCCGCAGTACAGCCACTGGTATATCGCCGGGCACTCCATGGGCGGGGCGATGGCCTCGCAGTTTGCCGCCGACCACCCGGAGTCGGTCGACGGGCTGATCCTGCTGGGGGCCTATATGTATGGGGACTACCCGCCCGCCGATACCCTGACGGTGTACGGCTCGCTGAACCAGAGCGTGGAGGACAAACTGGACTACACCGAAAACGTGGTGGAGATCCAGGGCGGCAACCATGCCCAGTTCGGCAACTACGGCCCGCAGAAGGGCGATGCCGTTGCCACGATCTCGGCGGAGGAACAGCAGGCCCAGACGGTGGAGGCCATTGTGAACTTTGTGGAGCAGCGGCAGACCGCCTGA
- a CDS encoding NAD(P)/FAD-dependent oxidoreductase: MYDILIIGAGPAGISAGIYAVSRGKRTLVLEKAQVGGIIGKVSTVTHYTALQQQETGATFAARMKEQALRAGVEIVRAEVTRVSLTGEVKSVTTDQGVYEARRIILANGGTPRKLGIPGEAELAGKGMGMNAARDGAAYTGKNIYVVGGADGAVKEALYLASFAKHLTIIHFEDQLGCIAEFRQKVAAAGNISLRLGSRLHAVYGKDRVERLEIASEHDGSLEVIEDPGCGIFVYAGVTPNTALYPELTLVDSYIPTNEKMETAIPGVYAAGDIRVKQVRQVATAVSDGAIAAINAAM, from the coding sequence ATGTACGATATTCTCATCATCGGCGCGGGCCCTGCGGGCATCAGCGCGGGCATCTATGCGGTCAGCCGCGGCAAGCGCACCCTGGTCCTGGAAAAAGCCCAGGTCGGCGGCATCATCGGCAAGGTTTCCACCGTCACCCACTACACCGCTCTCCAGCAGCAGGAAACCGGCGCCACCTTCGCCGCCCGCATGAAGGAGCAGGCGCTCCGGGCCGGTGTGGAGATCGTCCGCGCTGAGGTCACCCGGGTGAGCCTGACCGGAGAGGTCAAGTCGGTCACCACCGACCAGGGCGTCTACGAAGCCCGGCGGATCATTCTGGCCAACGGCGGCACGCCCCGGAAGCTGGGCATCCCCGGGGAGGCAGAGCTGGCCGGCAAGGGCATGGGGATGAACGCCGCCCGGGACGGTGCTGCCTATACCGGCAAGAACATCTATGTGGTGGGCGGTGCCGACGGCGCCGTGAAAGAGGCCCTGTATCTGGCTTCCTTTGCCAAGCATCTGACCATCATCCACTTCGAGGACCAGCTGGGCTGCATCGCCGAATTCCGCCAGAAGGTGGCCGCTGCCGGGAACATCTCCCTGCGGCTGGGCTCCCGCCTCCACGCCGTCTACGGGAAAGACCGGGTGGAGCGGCTGGAGATCGCCAGCGAACACGACGGCAGCCTGGAAGTCATCGAGGATCCCGGCTGCGGCATCTTCGTCTACGCCGGTGTGACCCCCAACACCGCCCTCTATCCGGAACTGACGCTGGTGGACAGCTACATCCCCACCAACGAAAAGATGGAGACCGCCATCCCCGGTGTCTATGCCGCCGGCGACATCCGGGTCAAACAGGTGCGCCAGGTGGCCACCGCCGTCTCCGACGGCGCCATCGCCGCCATCAACGCTGCGATGTAA
- a CDS encoding ZIP family metal transporter produces the protein MPMEVWQGLLIPFAGTTLGAACVFFMRNHLRESVQRALTGFAAGVMVAASIWSLLLPAMEQSAGLGPWSFVPAVAGFWLGVLFLLGLDQLIPHLHQHSPEAEGPRSQLSRTTMLTLAVALHNIPEGMAIGAIFAGWLYGDSSITLAGALTLSLGIAIQNFPEGAIISLPLRSEGLSKPRAFLYGVLSGAVEPLGALVTILLAGIMVPVLPYALSFAAGAMIYVVVEELIPEMSAGKHSNLGTLLFAAGFTLMMTLDVALG, from the coding sequence ATGCCCATGGAAGTATGGCAGGGGCTGCTGATCCCCTTTGCCGGGACAACACTCGGTGCAGCCTGCGTCTTTTTTATGCGAAATCACCTGAGAGAATCGGTCCAGCGCGCCCTGACCGGCTTTGCGGCGGGCGTCATGGTGGCGGCCTCCATCTGGAGCCTGCTGCTGCCCGCCATGGAGCAGTCGGCCGGCCTGGGGCCCTGGTCCTTTGTTCCCGCCGTGGCGGGGTTCTGGCTGGGCGTACTGTTCCTGCTGGGGCTGGACCAGCTCATCCCCCATCTCCACCAGCACAGCCCGGAGGCCGAAGGTCCCCGGAGCCAGCTGTCCCGGACCACCATGCTGACACTGGCCGTGGCGCTGCACAATATTCCGGAGGGCATGGCCATCGGCGCCATCTTCGCCGGGTGGCTGTACGGGGACAGCAGCATCACCCTGGCCGGGGCGCTGACCCTCTCCCTGGGGATCGCCATCCAGAATTTCCCCGAAGGCGCCATCATCTCCCTGCCCCTGCGGTCGGAGGGCCTTTCCAAACCCCGGGCCTTCCTCTACGGGGTGCTGTCCGGCGCGGTGGAACCGCTGGGCGCCCTGGTCACCATCCTGCTGGCGGGCATCATGGTCCCGGTGCTGCCCTACGCCCTCAGCTTTGCGGCCGGCGCCATGATCTATGTGGTGGTGGAGGAACTGATCCCGGAAATGTCCGCCGGCAAACATTCCAATCTGGGAACCCTTCTGTTTGCCGCCGGTTTCACCCTCATGATGACGCTGGACGTGGCGCTGGGCTGA
- a CDS encoding alpha/beta hydrolase codes for MEEPFYTYDEFPENLSAEAGMKVIYGKDEMGITCRPDVVYAVKDGMELHLRAMLPTVLNASRRYPTIFHIQGSAWLQQNLNSHMGDFSPLVKAGYAVILIEYRYAPAHRFPCQVEDGKTAVRYVMDHLDEFPVDPHNLFLSGDSSGGHTAMMMAATWNTMEFDAEKTPLPALNGGIDLYGSVNCLTMNDAPSAYDHMAAHSAASNYLGFCPPDDPAECQRRMPFFYIHEDTVLPPLLLMHGSKDRTVPFTQSLELYRHLKAMGKTAEFYKVKNADHGGNVFYCRATLEVILDFLNRHLA; via the coding sequence ATGGAAGAACCTTTTTACACCTACGACGAATTTCCCGAGAACCTGTCCGCCGAAGCGGGCATGAAGGTCATCTACGGCAAAGATGAAATGGGCATCACCTGCCGCCCCGATGTGGTCTACGCCGTGAAAGACGGCATGGAACTCCATCTGCGCGCCATGCTGCCCACCGTTCTGAATGCCAGCCGCCGGTATCCCACGATCTTTCATATCCAGGGTTCGGCCTGGCTGCAGCAGAACCTGAACTCCCATATGGGGGATTTCAGCCCCCTGGTCAAAGCCGGCTATGCGGTGATCCTCATCGAGTACCGCTATGCCCCCGCCCACCGGTTTCCCTGCCAGGTGGAGGACGGCAAAACCGCCGTCCGCTATGTGATGGACCATCTGGATGAATTTCCCGTGGACCCCCACAACCTGTTCCTCAGCGGGGACAGTTCCGGCGGCCACACGGCCATGATGATGGCAGCCACCTGGAACACCATGGAATTCGACGCCGAAAAGACGCCGCTGCCCGCCCTGAACGGCGGCATCGACCTCTACGGGTCGGTCAACTGCCTGACCATGAACGACGCGCCTTCCGCCTACGACCACATGGCCGCCCACTCGGCCGCCAGCAACTATCTGGGATTCTGCCCGCCGGACGATCCCGCAGAATGCCAGCGGCGGATGCCCTTTTTCTACATCCACGAGGACACCGTCCTGCCGCCCCTGCTGCTCATGCACGGCAGCAAGGACCGGACGGTCCCCTTCACCCAGAGCCTGGAACTGTACCGGCATCTGAAAGCCATGGGCAAAACCGCCGAATTCTATAAAGTGAAAAACGCCGACCATGGCGGGAACGTCTTCTATTGCCGGGCCACCCTGGAGGTCATTCTGGACTTTCTGAACCGTCACCTGGCATAA
- a CDS encoding lactate racemase domain-containing protein: MESMKYSDTAFPVALDPRQIVAEVHANTVDLPKRTVREHIEYALDHPIGAGPLSEAVRPGDKVCIIISDTTRRWQQPSTYLPVLVERLNQAGIPDRDILILCATGTHRQQTEEEHISLVGEDLYRRIRFIDHNCDDKEHLTYMGTTRRGTPVWLDSYAMACDKIILTGGVVYHFLAGFGGGRKSIVPGIAGRETINTNHNNALNPGLGSGSNPKACNGNMTESNPFHSDLVECAAFAKPAYLLNVIVDDNYQIVGAFAGDWQKAHAAAAKVVEQLDGVPIPRRTPLVVSSAGGYPKDINLYQTSKTLSNALAAVAPGGTMILLSQCREGFGDPDCEAQICNFDSMEAREKALRADFSIGGFVGFLFAETAEHYHLILVTDIPAERFAHTKIQVARTLDEALALAARANGGSLDGVETTLMPHGGSTFPLPQA; encoded by the coding sequence ATGGAAAGTATGAAGTACAGCGACACCGCATTCCCCGTGGCCCTGGATCCCCGCCAGATCGTGGCGGAAGTCCACGCCAACACGGTGGACCTGCCCAAGCGGACGGTGCGGGAGCACATCGAGTATGCCCTGGATCATCCCATCGGGGCGGGGCCTCTCTCGGAGGCTGTCCGGCCGGGGGACAAGGTCTGCATCATCATCTCGGACACCACCCGCCGCTGGCAGCAGCCCAGCACCTATCTGCCGGTGCTGGTGGAACGGCTCAACCAGGCGGGCATCCCCGACCGGGACATCCTCATCCTCTGCGCCACCGGCACCCACCGGCAGCAGACCGAGGAGGAGCACATCTCCCTGGTGGGGGAGGACCTCTACCGCCGCATCCGGTTCATCGACCACAACTGCGATGACAAGGAACACCTGACCTACATGGGCACCACCCGCCGGGGCACCCCGGTGTGGCTGGACAGCTACGCCATGGCCTGCGACAAGATCATCCTCACCGGCGGCGTGGTCTACCACTTCCTGGCCGGGTTCGGCGGCGGGCGAAAGTCCATCGTGCCGGGCATCGCGGGCCGGGAGACCATCAACACCAACCACAACAACGCCCTGAACCCGGGCCTGGGCAGCGGCTCCAACCCCAAGGCCTGCAACGGCAACATGACCGAGAGCAACCCCTTCCACAGCGACCTGGTGGAGTGCGCCGCCTTTGCCAAGCCCGCCTACCTGCTCAACGTCATCGTGGACGACAACTACCAGATCGTGGGCGCTTTCGCCGGGGACTGGCAGAAGGCCCACGCCGCTGCCGCCAAGGTGGTGGAACAGCTGGACGGCGTGCCCATTCCCCGCCGCACCCCGCTGGTGGTCTCCAGCGCGGGCGGCTACCCCAAGGACATCAACCTCTACCAGACCTCCAAGACCCTCTCCAACGCCCTGGCGGCGGTGGCCCCCGGCGGCACGATGATCCTGCTGTCCCAGTGCCGGGAGGGCTTCGGCGACCCCGACTGCGAGGCCCAGATCTGCAACTTTGACTCCATGGAAGCGCGGGAGAAAGCCCTGCGCGCCGACTTCTCCATCGGCGGCTTCGTGGGATTCCTCTTTGCCGAGACGGCGGAGCACTACCATCTGATCCTCGTCACCGACATCCCCGCAGAGCGGTTTGCCCATACCAAAATCCAGGTAGCCCGCACGCTGGACGAGGCCCTGGCCCTGGCAGCCCGGGCCAACGGCGGCAGCCTGGACGGGGTGGAGACCACCCTCATGCCCCACGGCGGCAGCACCTTCCCCCTGCCCCAGGCGTAA
- a CDS encoding MurR/RpiR family transcriptional regulator, whose translation MDIKKMVQGKKLTDAEQQVLIYILDHLDVALAQGVRDIARQNYTSTSTIMRLSHKMGYAGFVDMCYKLRTLTQEHTEQVSEAQNFLDGFNLDSLLAYNAYDQLKACAQHIAGLNGKFIFVYATGFSGLVGEYLAKKLTNMGRLCLFAGGGDSVGMFENSLDSMGLFLCVSKSGETALVRDKIKTARENGVPTVAITGERPNSVSQYADLWFRVEDYCKLDDQNVRPNTFFPQALMLAELIAYEYHRLCISQNESGTEL comes from the coding sequence GTGGATATCAAGAAGATGGTTCAGGGCAAAAAACTGACCGATGCGGAGCAGCAGGTGCTGATCTACATATTGGATCACCTGGATGTGGCGCTGGCCCAGGGCGTGCGGGACATTGCGCGCCAGAATTACACCTCCACGTCCACGATCATGCGCCTGTCCCACAAGATGGGTTATGCCGGTTTTGTGGATATGTGCTATAAGCTGCGCACGCTGACCCAGGAACACACCGAGCAGGTCAGCGAGGCGCAGAATTTCCTGGACGGGTTCAATCTGGATTCCCTGCTGGCGTACAATGCCTACGACCAGCTCAAGGCCTGCGCCCAACACATCGCCGGGTTGAACGGGAAATTCATCTTTGTATATGCAACGGGATTTTCCGGCCTGGTGGGGGAATATCTGGCCAAAAAGCTGACCAACATGGGGCGGCTGTGTCTGTTTGCGGGCGGCGGAGACTCGGTGGGAATGTTTGAAAACAGCCTGGACAGTATGGGGCTGTTCCTCTGCGTTTCCAAATCCGGTGAGACGGCCCTGGTGCGGGACAAGATCAAGACTGCCCGGGAAAACGGTGTGCCCACGGTGGCCATCACAGGGGAACGGCCCAACAGTGTCAGCCAGTACGCCGACCTGTGGTTCCGGGTGGAGGATTACTGCAAACTGGATGACCAGAATGTGCGGCCCAATACGTTTTTCCCCCAGGCACTGATGCTGGCGGAACTCATTGCCTACGAGTATCATCGTTTGTGCATTTCGCAAAATGAGAGCGGCACAGAATTGTAA
- a CDS encoding PTS transporter subunit EIIC, with protein sequence MKEKIMDGLQKFSKAMFIPVLILPIAGILIAVGNLFTNTRLQAVLPFLNNPVTIGFGTLLSGSLNAILTNLGVIFCVGLAVGLANKKKSEAGFISLLAFLVFINAMNKFMGLQGMLVEGSLSGTGQALVLGVQVLDMGVFLGLMLGIIVAIIHNRFCETEFNNAFQIYGGTRFVFIVLIPIMVVFAVVMTYLWPFAQAGINALGGFIQTTGNFGLFIYGMLERLLIPTGLHHLVYTPFLYTSLGGVETIAGQVYEGARNIYYAEIADESIKVLSQSVIWDARGISKMFGLIGACLAMYHTARPENRGKIKAMLIAAATTSFIAGVTEPIEFSFLFVAPILFVVHAVLAGSSFVILNLIGCRAIGPNGFIDFLLYNVPLGFEKTRWPLYILVGVLYFALYYVIFRFLIVKLNLHTLGRESEGMEMKLHSKAEYKAKVAADSTAAAPAKAAAQVDGAVVVEGLGGKDNILKVTNCYTRLRTELVNPDLVDEDKLKNQTGATAIVRKGKNVQVVYGLQVNAVRKAVDEELGIQETD encoded by the coding sequence ATGAAAGAAAAAATAATGGATGGCCTGCAAAAGTTTTCCAAGGCCATGTTTATCCCCGTGCTGATCCTGCCCATCGCCGGTATCCTGATCGCGGTGGGCAACCTCTTCACCAACACCCGCCTGCAGGCGGTGCTGCCCTTCCTGAACAACCCTGTCACCATCGGGTTCGGCACGCTGCTCTCCGGTTCCCTCAACGCCATCCTGACCAACCTGGGCGTCATCTTCTGCGTGGGTCTGGCTGTGGGCCTGGCCAACAAGAAAAAGAGTGAGGCCGGTTTCATCTCCCTGCTGGCTTTCCTCGTCTTCATCAACGCCATGAACAAGTTCATGGGCCTGCAGGGCATGCTGGTGGAAGGCAGCCTGAGCGGCACCGGCCAGGCGCTGGTGCTGGGCGTCCAGGTGCTGGACATGGGCGTCTTCCTGGGATTGATGCTGGGCATCATCGTGGCCATCATCCACAACCGCTTCTGTGAGACCGAGTTCAACAACGCTTTCCAGATCTATGGCGGCACCCGCTTCGTCTTCATCGTGCTGATCCCCATCATGGTGGTCTTCGCCGTGGTCATGACCTACCTGTGGCCCTTTGCCCAGGCCGGCATCAATGCGCTGGGCGGCTTCATCCAGACCACCGGCAACTTCGGTCTGTTCATCTACGGCATGCTGGAACGTCTGCTGATCCCCACCGGTCTGCATCACCTGGTCTACACCCCCTTCCTGTACACCTCGCTGGGCGGCGTGGAGACCATCGCGGGTCAGGTCTACGAGGGCGCCCGCAACATCTACTACGCCGAAATTGCCGATGAGAGCATCAAGGTGCTGAGCCAGTCGGTCATCTGGGACGCCCGCGGCATCTCCAAGATGTTCGGCCTCATCGGCGCCTGCCTGGCCATGTACCACACCGCCCGCCCGGAAAACCGCGGCAAGATCAAGGCCATGCTCATTGCGGCGGCTACCACCTCCTTCATTGCCGGTGTTACCGAGCCCATCGAATTCAGCTTCCTGTTTGTGGCCCCCATCCTCTTCGTGGTCCATGCCGTGCTGGCCGGTTCCAGCTTCGTGATCCTCAACCTCATCGGCTGCCGCGCCATCGGCCCCAACGGTTTTATCGACTTCCTGCTGTACAACGTGCCCCTGGGCTTTGAAAAGACCCGCTGGCCTCTGTACATCCTGGTGGGTGTGCTCTACTTCGCGCTGTACTACGTGATCTTCCGCTTCCTCATCGTCAAACTGAACCTCCATACCCTGGGCCGCGAGAGCGAAGGCATGGAGATGAAGCTCCACTCCAAGGCGGAGTACAAGGCCAAGGTCGCGGCGGACAGCACCGCTGCTGCGCCGGCCAAGGCCGCTGCCCAGGTGGACGGCGCCGTCGTGGTGGAAGGTCTGGGCGGCAAGGACAACATCCTGAAAGTCACCAACTGCTACACCCGTCTGCGCACCGAACTTGTCAACCCCGACCTGGTGGACGAGGATAAGCTGAAAAACCAGACCGGTGCCACCGCCATTGTGCGCAAGGGCAAGAACGTGCAGGTCGTCTACGGCCTGCAGGTCAACGCTGTGCGCAAGGCCGTGGACGAGGAACTGGGCATTCAGGAAACCGACTGA
- a CDS encoding 6-phospho-alpha-glucosidase, producing the protein MKEFSVVIAGGGSTYTPGIVMMLMDSLDRFPIRSLKLYDNDPERQKIIAEAVGIALKKKAPQVAFSYTTDPAVAFTDVDFCMAHIRSGGYPMREKDEKIPLQHGVVGQETCGPGGIAYGLRSIPDIMQLIDYMEQYSPNCWMLNYSNPASIVAEACRVLRPHARIINICDMPVGTLRRMSYIVGKTPKELDVRYYGLNHFGWWTSVKGKDGTDYTPQLIDYVSKNGYLTQKAIETQHMDESWQATHKKAADLLAVTPDCLPNTYLKYYLYPDYVVEHSDPNYTRANEVINGREKKVFGAARSIIAAGEFKGDEFEIDNHASFIVDLARAIAYNTHERMLCIVENKGAIENFDPHAMVEVPCLVGNDGPEPMCQGEIPTFQLGMMQQQVAVEKLVVQAYCEHSYQKLWQALTLSKTVPSAKVAKEILDDLIEANKDYWPELH; encoded by the coding sequence ATGAAAGAATTTTCTGTAGTCATTGCGGGCGGCGGCAGTACCTATACGCCCGGCATCGTCATGATGCTCATGGACAGTCTCGACCGCTTCCCCATCCGAAGCCTGAAACTGTACGATAACGACCCCGAACGGCAGAAGATCATCGCCGAGGCTGTGGGCATCGCCCTGAAAAAGAAGGCACCTCAGGTGGCGTTCTCCTACACCACCGACCCGGCGGTGGCCTTCACCGATGTGGACTTCTGCATGGCCCATATCCGCAGCGGCGGCTACCCCATGCGCGAGAAGGATGAAAAGATCCCCCTGCAGCACGGCGTGGTGGGCCAGGAGACCTGCGGCCCCGGCGGCATCGCCTACGGCCTGCGCAGCATCCCCGACATCATGCAGCTCATCGACTACATGGAACAGTACAGCCCCAACTGCTGGATGCTGAACTATTCCAACCCGGCGTCCATCGTGGCGGAGGCCTGCCGTGTGCTGCGTCCCCATGCCAGGATCATCAACATCTGCGACATGCCGGTGGGCACGCTGCGCCGCATGAGCTACATCGTGGGCAAGACCCCTAAGGAGCTGGATGTACGGTACTACGGCCTGAACCATTTCGGCTGGTGGACCAGCGTCAAAGGCAAAGACGGCACCGACTACACCCCCCAGCTCATCGACTATGTGAGCAAGAACGGCTATCTGACCCAGAAAGCCATCGAGACCCAGCACATGGACGAAAGCTGGCAGGCCACGCACAAAAAGGCAGCGGATCTGCTGGCCGTCACGCCGGACTGCCTGCCCAACACCTACCTGAAATACTACCTCTACCCCGACTATGTGGTGGAGCACTCCGACCCCAACTACACCCGCGCCAACGAGGTCATCAACGGCCGGGAAAAGAAGGTCTTCGGTGCGGCGCGCAGCATCATCGCCGCCGGAGAATTCAAGGGGGATGAGTTCGAGATCGACAACCATGCGTCCTTCATCGTGGACCTGGCCCGCGCCATTGCCTACAACACCCACGAGCGGATGCTCTGCATCGTGGAGAACAAGGGTGCCATCGAAAACTTTGATCCCCACGCCATGGTGGAGGTGCCCTGCCTGGTGGGCAATGACGGCCCCGAGCCGATGTGCCAGGGCGAGATCCCGACCTTCCAGCTGGGTATGATGCAGCAGCAGGTGGCGGTGGAGAAACTGGTGGTGCAGGCCTACTGCGAGCACAGCTACCAGAAACTCTGGCAGGCCCTGACGCTGAGCAAGACCGTGCCCAGCGCCAAGGTGGCCAAGGAGATCCTGGATGACCTGATCGAGGCCAACAAGGATTACTGGCCCGAACTGCACTGA
- the ilvD gene encoding dihydroxy-acid dehydratase, protein MISQKMRTLAPELDPLRLGTGWNPEDLAKPQILVESTFGDSHPGSGHLDKLVAAACQGAAEAGGHGARYFCTDICDGESQGTDGINFSLASREMIANMIEIHANATPFDGAVYIASCDKGMPANLMGLARVNTPAVVVTGGTMAAGPELLTLEQLGMYSAKYERGEIDESKLNWAKQNACPSCGACSFIGTASTMQIMAEALGLTLPGSALLPATSPDLEDYARRAGRQAVALARQGLRPSDIVTMDSFENAILVHAAISGSTNALLHLPAIAHEFGIEIDGDTFDRLHRGAKYLLDIRPAGRWPAEFFYYAGGVPAIMEEIREVLHLDAMTVTGKTLGENLAELKANGFYEHCQQLLDEANARCGLHLTRADIIRPASDPIGTDGSIAVLKGNLAPEGAVIKHTACPKEMFHAVLRARPFDSEEACLDAVLHHKVQKGDAVFIRYEGPQGSGMPEMFYTSEAISSDAELGRSIALITDGRFSGASTGPVIGHCSPEAQAGGPIALVEEGDLIEIDIPGRKLAIVGIAGERKTPEEIDAVLARRRAKWTPKPRKYKSGVLRLFSEHAASPMKGAYLAW, encoded by the coding sequence CTGATCAGCCAGAAAATGCGCACCCTGGCCCCGGAACTGGATCCCCTGCGGCTGGGCACCGGCTGGAACCCCGAGGATCTGGCCAAACCCCAGATCCTGGTGGAAAGCACCTTCGGCGACAGCCATCCCGGCAGCGGCCATCTGGACAAGCTGGTGGCGGCCGCCTGCCAGGGCGCCGCGGAAGCCGGCGGCCACGGAGCCCGGTATTTCTGCACCGACATCTGTGACGGCGAAAGCCAGGGCACCGACGGCATCAATTTCAGCCTGGCCAGCCGGGAAATGATCGCCAACATGATCGAAATCCATGCCAACGCCACCCCTTTTGACGGGGCGGTCTATATCGCCAGCTGCGACAAGGGCATGCCCGCCAACCTGATGGGGCTGGCCCGGGTGAACACCCCGGCGGTGGTGGTCACCGGCGGCACCATGGCGGCCGGCCCCGAGCTGCTCACCCTGGAGCAGCTGGGCATGTACAGCGCCAAGTACGAGCGCGGCGAGATCGACGAGTCCAAGCTGAACTGGGCCAAGCAGAACGCCTGCCCCAGCTGCGGCGCCTGCAGCTTCATCGGTACGGCTTCCACCATGCAGATCATGGCCGAGGCCCTGGGCCTGACGCTGCCCGGCAGCGCCCTGCTGCCCGCCACCAGCCCCGACCTGGAAGACTACGCCCGCCGTGCGGGCCGTCAGGCGGTGGCCCTGGCCCGGCAGGGACTGCGTCCCAGTGACATTGTGACGATGGACAGCTTCGAGAACGCCATCCTGGTCCACGCGGCCATCTCGGGCTCCACCAACGCTCTGCTCCACCTGCCGGCCATCGCCCATGAATTCGGCATCGAGATCGACGGCGATACCTTCGACCGGCTGCACCGCGGGGCCAAATATCTGCTGGACATCCGTCCCGCAGGCCGCTGGCCCGCCGAGTTCTTCTACTATGCCGGCGGCGTGCCCGCCATCATGGAGGAGATCCGGGAGGTACTGCACCTGGACGCGATGACCGTCACCGGCAAGACGCTGGGGGAGAACCTGGCCGAACTGAAAGCAAACGGCTTCTACGAGCACTGCCAGCAGCTGCTGGACGAGGCCAACGCCCGGTGTGGGCTGCATCTGACCCGGGCGGACATCATTCGCCCGGCCTCCGACCCCATCGGCACCGACGGCTCCATCGCGGTGCTCAAGGGAAACCTGGCCCCCGAGGGCGCCGTCATCAAGCATACGGCCTGCCCCAAGGAGATGTTCCACGCCGTGCTCCGGGCCCGCCCCTTCGACAGCGAGGAAGCGTGCCTGGACGCGGTGCTGCACCACAAGGTCCAGAAGGGCGACGCGGTGTTCATCCGGTATGAGGGCCCCCAGGGCAGCGGTATGCCCGAGATGTTCTACACCAGCGAGGCCATCAGCTCCGACGCCGAGCTGGGCCGCAGCATCGCCCTGATCACCGACGGCCGGTTCTCCGGCGCGTCCACCGGACCGGTCATCGGCCACTGCAGCCCCGAAGCCCAGGCCGGCGGCCCCATCGCCCTGGTGGAGGAGGGGGACCTCATCGAGATCGACATCCCCGGCCGCAAACTGGCCATCGTGGGGATCGCCGGGGAGCGCAAGACCCCCGAGGAGATCGATGCCGTGCTGGCCCGGCGCCGCGCAAAGTGGACACCCAAACCCCGCAAATACAAGAGCGGCGTGCTGCGCCTCTTCAGCGAACACGCGGCCAGCCCCATGAAAGGGGCCTACCTGGCGTGGT